The Campylobacter concisus sequence AAAAAGGTTGCTTCTTGCAGCGCTTTTATCTATTGTTTTTTTTATAGTGTATGATTTTTTTATGCCAAAAAGAGTGATACCTGAGCAAAACCAAACTACAATGTCTCAAACAATAGATCAAAATAAAGCTCCAAATATAAATCAAAATACACCAAAATCAAATGAAAATTTGGCTTCAAATGAGATAATTGCTACGATCAAAGGCCAAAGCTACGAAGCGAAGATAGATAAACTAGGAAGAATTTCAAAATTCTATCTAACTGAAGATAAGTATAAAACAGAAGATGGCAACAAAATCGAGCTTGTTTCACAAAATCCATTGCCACTTGAGCTTAGATTTAACGATAATACGCTAAATGCCGATGCTTTTAAGGTTGCATATAGCAGTGACGCTAGAGAGATAGATTCCAGCAGCGAGCCTAAAACTATAAAACTTACTCAAAGCTTAGACGGCGTTATAGTCACAAAAAATATCAAATTTTATCCAAATGGTCGTTATGAGGTTGAAGTAAATTTAAGTAAAAGCGTTGATTATTTTATCACTCCTGGCTTTAGGCCAAACATCGCAGTAGATAGCTACACAGTTCATGGCGTGATGCTTAGAAATACAGATGATAGCCTAAACATCATAGAAGATGGTGACGCCAAAGAGGTTAAAAACTATGCAAATACTACAATAGCAGCCGCATCTGATAGATACTATACAACGCTATTTTACTCATTTGAAAAGCCATTTGAAGTAGCCGTAGATAAAGATTCTAACAACAATCCTATTCTTTTTGTAAAGGCAAATGATAATTTAAAATTAGGTGCATATATCGGACCAAAAGAGCATAAAATTTTAAGTTCGATGGATGAGAGACTAAACGACGTTATTGAGTATGGTTGGTTTACATTTATAGCAAAACCGATGTTTGCATTTTTAAATTTCTTGCATAACTACATTGGCAACTGGGGCTGGGCAATAGTTGTGCTAACGCTTGTTATAAGGATAGTTTTATTCCCGCTTACATATAAGGGTATGCTGTCTATGAATAAGCTTAAAGAGCTTGCTCCAAAGGTAAAAGAGCTTCAGGCAAAATATAAAGATGATAAGCAAAAAATGCAAGTTCATATGATGGAGCTTTATAAAAAGCATGGTGCAAATCCTATGGGTGGCTGCTTGCCGATCTTGCTTCAAATTCCAGTATTTTTTGCGATCTACCGTGTCTTACTAAATGCGATCGAGCTAAAAGGTGCTCCTTGGGTACTTTGGATACACGATCTTTCAGTAATGGATCCATATTTTGTGTTACCTATCTTGATGGGGCTAACGATGTTTTTACAGCAAAAGCTTACACCAACGACATTTACTGATCCTATGCAAGAAAAGGTGATGAAATTCTTACCTCTTATATTTACATTTTTCTTCGTGACATTCCCAGCTGGTCTTACACTTTACTGGTTTGTAAATAACGTTTGCTCAGTTGTTCAGCAAGTATTTGTAAATAAACTTTTTGAAAAACATAAAAAAGCTACGGAGGTAAAGGCTTAATGAAAATAGAAGCAAATACCCTTCAAGAGGCGTTTCAAAAGGCAGCTGAGCAGCTTAACTGCTCAGTAACTCAGCTTGATATAAAAGTTTTACAGCATCCAAGCAGTGGTTTTTTTGGATTTTTTAAAAGAAGTGCGATCATCGAAGCAAATTTAGAAAATCAGTCAAAACCACAACACAAGTCAAAAAATGATAAAAATTTTGTTAAAAAAAATGATGAGAACGAGGCCGTAAAAGAAGATAAAAAGCAAGCTAAAAAACACGATCATAGTGATAAAAAGCGAGGCCCTAAAAAACATAGAGATGAAAAATGTGAAACTAAATTTGAGCAAAAAGAGCATAAAAATGAAAAGTCAAATTTAAGTGAAAAAAATGAAGCTCTAGCTAAAGATGCGTTTGCTCAAAAGAGTGAAGAAGAAGCTGAACCGAGATATGTGATAAAGAGACTTGACGAGCCAAAAGAAATAAAGGAGCCACAAGCTAGCAAAAATGCTCCTAAAAATATTTTAGATAATTCTATTATTGAAAATTTTAACCAAACTGATGAAGAGAGTGCAACTCAAGCTTTACAAAAAGAAAAAAAAGAAAAAGCAGCAATCGACTTTGATAAAATTTTACCTGAGATCAAAGATGGCATGAACCGTCTTTTTAAGGCAAGTTGTTTTGATATTAGTAAAATTGAAGTTAGCAAATTTGACGATGAAACGGTGCTTATAGAGCTTGACGGAGCTGATGCAGCGCTACTTATCGGCAAAGAGGGCTATAGATATAAAGCGATCTCTTACATGCTTTATAACTGGCTAAATTCAAAATACAACCTCGCTATCCGCCTAGAGATCGCGCAATTTTTGCAAAATCAAGAAGCGATGATGGATCAATATCTAAATGGCGTGATCGAGCGTGTGCAAAATAGCGGTAGAGCTCAAACTAAGCCACTTGATGGGGTTTTGGTTAAGATCGCGCTTGAAAAGCTTCGCGAGAAATTCCCAGATAAATATGTCGGCATAAAAAGTGGCAATGACGGCAAATTTGTCGTCGTAAATGACTTTTTTAAAAAATGAGTGAAACTATCGTAGCCCTTGCCACAGCTTATGGCATCGGCTCAGTTTCTATTGTAAGGCTTAGTGGCAAGGACGCTCTAAGTATTGCCTTGAGACTTCTTAAACTACAAAAATTAGAACCAAGATACGCAAAATTAGCAAAAATTTATTCACTTGATAATGAAATTTTAGACGAAAGTATTGTTATTTATTTTAAGGCTCCAGCAAGTTTTACGGGTGAAGATATAGTCGAGTTTCAAACACACGGCGGTATCGTAGTTAGTGAAAGAATTTTAAACGAACTAATTAAAGCAGGTGCAAGACTTGCCGCCCCAGGAGAGTTTAGCAAACGCGCCTTTTTAAATGGCAAAATGGATCTTTCTCGTATCGAAGCAATGCAAGGTTTAATTACTTCAAAAAGTGAGATCGCTGCTAAAATTTTGACCCGTCAAATGCAAGGTGATCTTAGTAAATTTGTAGGAGAGATAAGGGGCGAAGTGGTCAAAACTCTTGCTTTTGTTGAGACGATGATCGATTATGCTGATGATGATCTGCCCACAAATTTGCTAGATCAAACCAAAGATATGCTTTTAAAAAATAGCGAAAAGTTAGAGCATATAGCCACTCTTAGTGAGCAAAGAAGAGGACTAATAGATGGCTTTAAGATCGCTATCGTTGGTAAGCCAAATGTTGGCAAAAGCTCCATTTTAAACTCGTTTTTGGCATACGAGAGAGCGATCGTTAGCGACGAGGCTGGCACGACCAGAGATAGGATAGAAGAAAATTTCAAGATCGGCTCGCATCTAGTTCGTATAATAGACACCGCAGGCATCAGAAAAGATGCTGGAAGGATCGAGCAAATTGGCATAAACTACTCGATTTCTGCCATAAATGAAGCTGACATCATCCTAGCTATCTTTGATGGCTCAAATATAAGCGACGAGCAAGACAAAGAGATAATTAGACTCGTTTCTAACTCAAGTAAAAAAGCCTTTTTTATCCTAAACAAAAGTGATCTGGCGTTTAAATTTGACATAGAGCTAGAGAGCGCTATCAAAATTTCAGCAAAAACCGATACGAGTGTAGTTTTAAAAGAGCTTGAGGGTTACCTCAAGACGCAAGACACCGACGAGATCATGCTAAGCTCAAACCGCCAAATTTTAAGCTGCAAAGAGGCGAGTGAAGCTTTAAAAAGAGCGTTAAATTTGCTTGTCGAGTCTGAGCTTGAGCTTTTTGCTTATGAGCTAAATGTGGCGATAGAGCAAATCTCGTCGATCACAAAGCCGTTTGAGAGAAGCGAAATTTTAGACGAAATGTTTAGCAACTTTTGCCTCGGCAAATAACGAAATTTACTCTATAAAAAAGGAAAAAATAGTGAAAAAAATCTTATCTATAGCCGCTCTAGCTGCGTTGCTGGGCGGTTGCATGCCTTCACAGGATCATATAGCGGCTAACGTAGTATCGCCTGCGCCGGACTGGATCAAATATCTAGAAAATGACGGCAGCGTCGGCAATATAGCATTTTTCTCGGAAAATTTGGGCGCAACTTATGCGCAAAAAAACGGCGATATCATCGGTATGGCGCTCATAAAAAAAGATGGTCAAAACTTGAAGCTTGGCGATATGTACGCGCAAAACGGAACTTCTTTTATAGTTTTGGAGCTTAACGATAAAGAGCAATTCGGTTACCAGTACATAAATATGCGCGATAAAAACGAGCTTACGACTCTAAGAGGGGCTAGAAAGGTCAAATTTTATCAGTTTGGCGGCGGCATATTAGAGAGCGTGGTTTTTAGCTCGGACTCGGGTGCGGTGTGCGAGAGTTTTGCGGCGGGTAAGGCGGTAAAAGCTCGTGCGGTGACTAATTATTACGATAAAGAAAGCGCCGACAATAGCGAGTTTTTCGCGACTTTGATGGATATCGGAGTGAAAAAGGGCAAAAGCGCCGAGATCAAAAATCTAGACTTTAAATTTTTCGTTAGCGACGGTAAGCTGGCCAGCACTCAGACGCGGGCTCGATCTGTGGAATTTAGGAGTAAAGTCATAGACGCCGACGCTAAAAAACAGGAGCGAATCCTATCAAACATCGTTTGCGCCGCTCCTAAAAACTGATCTTTTTTATCAAATTTAAACGCGAGCGCGAGATGAAAAAATTATTTCTAGCAGCCGTCGCAGCCTTGGCATTTAGCGGTTGCGCGAGCATTACTAGCAGCGCAAACAAAGCCGAGCGCGACGTCTCAAATATCGACGTTCCGGAGGATGGCTGGACGAGATATCTGGGTACTGATGGTACCGTTAGGGAGGTCGCCTTTTTGACGGCGTTTTTCTCGCGCGATTTTCGTACTCAGCCTGAAGACGGCGAGACTACAGGCTTTGCTCTTACTAAAAAAGAGGGCAGCAGGCTGCCTTTTAGGCTCGGGGCCGTCCATAAAAGCGGAGATAGAGCGTTTATGCTAAAAGATGCCGATACCGAGGCGGAGTTTGATCTAAAGGACGAAGCGAGCGTGACCGAGCTTTGGGACGCTCGGCGGATCAAATTTTATGAATTTAGCTCAAATTTGACGACGGTAGCGGTTTTTGAGGCGCCGATTTCGGTTTGCGAGGCATTTAAAAAAGGCGGCGACGTTAGCGTGAAATCCGTATCTAGCTACTATGATACGCAAAATTTAGAAAAACGGTATTTTACGGCCGTTATAACGCAGGCAAAAATTTCGTCCAAAGGCGGCGCGCTACTTTTAAAATCTCATATAGAAAATTTTACAAATCCAGACAGTCCGCGAGAAGTAGCCGAAAAAACGCCTAAATTTGAGGAAAAAATCCAAAACGAGTTGCGCGGGTATGAGCCGAGGCTTAATCAAATTTGCTCTTTGAGCGAGAAGTAAGGAGGATAAAAATGAAAAATACGATGATTTTTAAGACGGCGGCAGCGGCTGCTATGGCATTAGCGTTTAGCGGTTGCGCGGCCATTACAGGCGAGATGGGCGGCGAGAGAGCGTGGCGTACATATATGGAAAACGACGCTAGCATACAGCAGATCGGATTTATAACCGAGACTACGGTCTACGAGATGAGCGGCGGCAAAAAAGAGGAAAAATTCGGCGACTACATGGGTAGGGCCGAGGTGAAATCGCCGGGCGAGAGCGACTTGGCGAGCCAAAATCTAGGCTGGGTTTATGCAAGCGGCGACGGCGTAAAAACTCTGATAGTGATTGATCTGGATAGTGGTAAAAATGTAGATTTGAGTGATAAAGACGAGATAAAAAAGCTACAAAACTCAAAGAAATTTAAGTTTTACGAATTTGGCGGCGGGATCCTTGAGAGCGTGGTTTATAGTGCGCAAAAATCTCCCGTTTGCAAGGCGTTTTTTAGCGGCGAACCTATAAGCGCTAGAAGCGTGACAAACTACTACGTGGGCGCGTTTGACGAGTTTTTTGCCACTGTGATCGACGCGAAGATAGTCGGAAACAAAGGCTTTGAGATAAAAAATTTAGACTTTAAATTTCACCTGCCCGGCAGCAAGTTAGCCCAGACTAAAGAGCAGGCGACCTCTGCTAAATTTAGACAAGACGTCATCGAGCAAGACCTCAAAAAGCAAGGACGCATCCTGCTAAACATACTTTGCTACGATAGCATGCCGAGCAAGTAGGCATTTGCGGCGGGTAATCGCCTGCTGAATTTGACGGAGTATCGGACTTTCTTGCGTCAAATTTAGGGTTCTAGTATGCTTAAATTTTTATTTTCCACAGCTAGTTCAAATTTGGCATTTGTCTAAAATTTGAGCCGTTCACCAAGACCCGTACCGCAAAAATGCTAATTTTTCGGTTGAATTTATAGCCGAATCAATAACTACAAATATAACATTTTAGCTTGCTATATGAAGTTTAGACTCTTATTTTATTCGTCAAATTTGTTCTGTTTTCGCTCCTTTGGTTTATCATCTTTTTATGCAAATTTAAGTAAAATCAACCAAAATTTTTTAAAGGCTAAAAATGGACAAAGCTACCGTAAAAGCGCACAAGATCAGCGACGACGAATACGAAAATATACTTAAAATCCTAGGCAGAGAGCCCAATTTGCTCGAGCTTGGGATATTTTCCGCGATGTGGAGCGAGCACTGCAGCTACAAGTCGAGTAAAAAGTACCTAAACGGCTTTCCGACAAAGGCACCGTGGGTCATCCAAGGACCTGGCGAAAACGCTGGTGTCATCGACGTTGGCGATGGGATCGCAGCTGTGTTTAAGATGGAGAGTCACAATCACCCAAGCTTTATCGAGCCATTTCAGGGTGCTGCCACTGGCGTTGGTGGAATTTTAAGAGATGTCTTTACGATGGGTGCAAGAGTCGTTGCAAACATGAACTCGCTTCGTTTTGGTGAGATAAGAGGCGATGGCGAGCTAGCCAAAAAGCATAGATATCTACTAAAAGGAAGCGTCGCTGGCATAGGACACTATGGCAACTGCATGGGTATTCCAACAGTTGGCGGCGAAACTACGTTTGATCCTAGCTTTAATGGCAATATCCTAATCAATGCTTTTGCGCTTGGCCTTTGCAAAAGTGATGAAATTTTCTATGGTAAGGCTGAAGGTGTGGGCAACCCAGTCATTTACGTGGGCTCAAAGACCGGTAGAGACGGACTTGGAGGCGCTGTGATGGCGAGTGATAGCTTTAACGACGAGAACAAATCGCTTCGTCCAACGGTGCAAGTGGGCGACCCATTTGCTGAGAAGCTACTTATGGAAGCTTGCTTAGAGCTCTTTAAAAAAGACTATATCATCGGCATCCAAGATATGGGTGCAGCAGGGCTAACAAGCTCTAGCTTTGAGATGGCTGGCAGAAGTGGCAGTGGCATGAAGATGTATCTAGACCGCGTGCCTATGCGCGAAGTTGGCATGACGCCTTATGAGCTAATGCTAAGCGAGTCTCAAGAGCGTATGTTAATAT is a genomic window containing:
- the yidC gene encoding membrane protein insertase YidC translates to MEQMSMQKRLLLAALLSIVFFIVYDFFMPKRVIPEQNQTTMSQTIDQNKAPNINQNTPKSNENLASNEIIATIKGQSYEAKIDKLGRISKFYLTEDKYKTEDGNKIELVSQNPLPLELRFNDNTLNADAFKVAYSSDAREIDSSSEPKTIKLTQSLDGVIVTKNIKFYPNGRYEVEVNLSKSVDYFITPGFRPNIAVDSYTVHGVMLRNTDDSLNIIEDGDAKEVKNYANTTIAAASDRYYTTLFYSFEKPFEVAVDKDSNNNPILFVKANDNLKLGAYIGPKEHKILSSMDERLNDVIEYGWFTFIAKPMFAFLNFLHNYIGNWGWAIVVLTLVIRIVLFPLTYKGMLSMNKLKELAPKVKELQAKYKDDKQKMQVHMMELYKKHGANPMGGCLPILLQIPVFFAIYRVLLNAIELKGAPWVLWIHDLSVMDPYFVLPILMGLTMFLQQKLTPTTFTDPMQEKVMKFLPLIFTFFFVTFPAGLTLYWFVNNVCSVVQQVFVNKLFEKHKKATEVKA
- the mnmE gene encoding tRNA uridine-5-carboxymethylaminomethyl(34) synthesis GTPase MnmE yields the protein MSETIVALATAYGIGSVSIVRLSGKDALSIALRLLKLQKLEPRYAKLAKIYSLDNEILDESIVIYFKAPASFTGEDIVEFQTHGGIVVSERILNELIKAGARLAAPGEFSKRAFLNGKMDLSRIEAMQGLITSKSEIAAKILTRQMQGDLSKFVGEIRGEVVKTLAFVETMIDYADDDLPTNLLDQTKDMLLKNSEKLEHIATLSEQRRGLIDGFKIAIVGKPNVGKSSILNSFLAYERAIVSDEAGTTRDRIEENFKIGSHLVRIIDTAGIRKDAGRIEQIGINYSISAINEADIILAIFDGSNISDEQDKEIIRLVSNSSKKAFFILNKSDLAFKFDIELESAIKISAKTDTSVVLKELEGYLKTQDTDEIMLSSNRQILSCKEASEALKRALNLLVESELELFAYELNVAIEQISSITKPFERSEILDEMFSNFCLGK
- a CDS encoding Jag N-terminal domain-containing protein; amino-acid sequence: MKIEANTLQEAFQKAAEQLNCSVTQLDIKVLQHPSSGFFGFFKRSAIIEANLENQSKPQHKSKNDKNFVKKNDENEAVKEDKKQAKKHDHSDKKRGPKKHRDEKCETKFEQKEHKNEKSNLSEKNEALAKDAFAQKSEEEAEPRYVIKRLDEPKEIKEPQASKNAPKNILDNSIIENFNQTDEESATQALQKEKKEKAAIDFDKILPEIKDGMNRLFKASCFDISKIEVSKFDDETVLIELDGADAALLIGKEGYRYKAISYMLYNWLNSKYNLAIRLEIAQFLQNQEAMMDQYLNGVIERVQNSGRAQTKPLDGVLVKIALEKLREKFPDKYVGIKSGNDGKFVVVNDFFKK